Proteins encoded by one window of Tunturibacter psychrotolerans:
- a CDS encoding DUF1223 domain-containing protein: protein MSQLCLLTVIALFLIPSLGSGHAQTAHANRTPVLVELFTSEGCSSCPPADALLAKLDHEQPIQNAEIIILEEHVDYWDDLGWHDRFSSHQYTERQSQYSARLGVDGVYTPQMIVDGTDQFVGNDSFHAHRSITSAAQKIKLNLSLSRPVVDAHKISSSVSVPGSSPSQAHAELYAALVDSTDTTDVHNGENGGRRLQHAGVVRSLQRIGSLKDLSGGALNFSLNAPSDAKLTDMRVVVFAQQSNQGNVLGAVVTDVKP, encoded by the coding sequence ATGTCGCAGCTTTGCTTGCTCACCGTCATCGCATTATTTCTCATTCCCTCTCTCGGTTCAGGCCACGCGCAGACGGCACACGCAAATCGCACGCCGGTCCTCGTAGAGCTCTTTACATCCGAAGGCTGCTCCAGTTGCCCACCCGCCGACGCTCTCCTGGCAAAGCTCGACCACGAACAACCTATTCAAAACGCCGAGATCATCATTCTCGAAGAGCACGTCGACTACTGGGACGACCTCGGTTGGCACGACCGTTTCTCTTCGCATCAGTACACCGAACGACAGAGCCAATACAGTGCCCGTCTCGGCGTTGACGGCGTATACACCCCGCAGATGATCGTCGACGGAACCGACCAGTTCGTCGGCAACGACTCCTTCCACGCCCACCGCTCCATCACCAGCGCAGCTCAGAAAATAAAGCTCAATCTATCGCTCTCCCGCCCTGTCGTGGACGCGCACAAGATCTCTTCCTCAGTCTCGGTGCCGGGATCGTCTCCCTCCCAGGCGCATGCGGAACTCTACGCTGCTCTTGTCGATTCTACGGACACCACCGATGTTCACAACGGCGAAAACGGTGGCCGGCGCCTTCAGCACGCCGGCGTCGTTCGCAGCCTGCAGCGCATTGGCAGCCTGAAAGATCTCAGCGGAGGAGCACTCAACTTCAGCCTCAACGCCCCCAGCGACGCCAAACTGACTGACATGCGCGTAGTTGTCTTCGCCCAGCAAAGCAACCAGGGAAATGTCTTGGGCGCGGTCGTAACCGACGTAAAGCCCTAG
- a CDS encoding ATP-binding protein, with protein sequence MNLSQFNNILRQVFVLPVVALLVVAGALYFQIRGSNETVNLIQESDARISQATLLSKLVVDEESGLRGYETTGDTRFLQPFYEAESHLQMEIQNLDNLAGADADQKHDIADLRDEHQTWQDAFALPVIATVRGGGQTNDVDLNLHGKVLMDNVRHDLNDIIQKAEASRTRRIARWHRQVHTLLLVLLALALGMGVLIGLFTRSRLHAVSAAYRSSLDILSRRAEELYQSEQQLRTTLESIGDGVITCDAEGRIQMMNPVASELTGWSQPEADGHHLEDVFRIVNETTREPVETPVAKVMRLDKIVGMANHHTILLRKDGTELDISDSGAPIRDKAGNTIGIVLVFRDITMERKTQEALIANEKLAVAGRLAATIAHEIHNPLDSVTNLIYLMRNGATPEESVHFMSMAEQELTRVTQISRAMLGLYRESKAPVVVDLKEILEEILLLMERRLHDLGVTVSTDMPEPVEVSAFPAELRQVFTNLITNAAEAAGQDGQIKVSITPQTAGIDGSGQKLQAGATVTIADNGPGIPEDVQPHLFQPFFTTKGENGTGLGLWVSRGIINKHGGTIRVASDTSDTDHGTKVGVFLATNPTINAGGGD encoded by the coding sequence TTGAATCTAAGTCAATTCAACAATATTTTGAGGCAGGTCTTCGTACTACCTGTCGTCGCGCTGCTGGTGGTCGCAGGCGCGCTGTACTTTCAGATCCGGGGATCTAACGAAACGGTGAATCTGATTCAGGAGTCAGACGCCCGTATCTCACAAGCAACCTTGCTTTCGAAGCTGGTCGTCGATGAGGAGTCCGGCCTGCGCGGGTACGAAACCACCGGCGATACGCGGTTTTTGCAGCCGTTTTACGAGGCAGAATCCCATCTGCAGATGGAGATTCAAAACCTTGACAACCTGGCGGGTGCGGATGCCGATCAGAAGCACGACATCGCGGACCTCCGGGACGAACATCAGACATGGCAAGACGCATTCGCCCTTCCGGTCATTGCCACGGTTCGCGGAGGTGGACAAACCAACGATGTGGATCTAAACCTCCACGGTAAGGTCTTGATGGACAACGTCCGCCACGACCTGAACGACATCATCCAGAAGGCCGAGGCCAGCCGGACCCGGCGCATCGCACGCTGGCATCGTCAAGTCCATACCCTGCTTCTGGTGTTGCTCGCTCTGGCGCTCGGAATGGGTGTGCTGATCGGCCTCTTCACCCGCAGCCGACTCCACGCGGTCTCTGCCGCATACCGCAGTTCGCTCGACATTCTCAGCCGTCGCGCCGAAGAGCTTTACCAATCCGAGCAGCAACTCCGAACCACCTTAGAATCGATCGGCGACGGAGTTATCACCTGTGACGCAGAAGGACGCATTCAGATGATGAATCCCGTAGCCAGCGAGTTGACGGGTTGGAGCCAGCCCGAAGCCGACGGGCATCACCTCGAAGATGTTTTCCGCATCGTCAATGAGACAACGCGCGAGCCGGTAGAAACCCCAGTAGCTAAAGTGATGCGCCTCGACAAAATCGTGGGCATGGCCAACCATCACACGATTCTCCTGCGCAAAGACGGCACCGAACTCGACATCTCCGACAGCGGCGCTCCCATCCGCGACAAAGCCGGCAACACGATCGGCATCGTCCTCGTCTTTCGTGACATCACGATGGAACGCAAGACTCAGGAAGCTTTGATTGCGAACGAAAAACTGGCAGTCGCGGGACGTCTCGCCGCCACCATCGCGCACGAGATCCACAATCCGCTCGACTCAGTCACGAATTTAATTTATCTCATGCGCAACGGCGCCACCCCTGAAGAATCGGTCCACTTTATGAGCATGGCAGAGCAGGAGCTGACGCGAGTCACGCAGATCAGCCGTGCCATGCTTGGTCTCTATCGTGAATCGAAGGCTCCCGTCGTGGTCGATCTCAAAGAGATACTCGAAGAGATCCTCCTCTTGATGGAGAGACGGCTCCACGACCTCGGCGTAACAGTCTCAACCGACATGCCGGAGCCAGTTGAAGTATCGGCTTTCCCTGCCGAGCTGCGACAAGTCTTCACCAACCTCATCACCAATGCAGCCGAGGCGGCCGGACAGGATGGCCAGATAAAGGTCAGCATCACCCCACAAACGGCAGGCATCGATGGAAGTGGTCAAAAGTTGCAAGCGGGCGCAACCGTGACGATCGCCGACAACGGCCCCGGCATTCCAGAAGATGTGCAGCCACACCTGTTCCAGCCCTTTTTCACCACCAAAGGTGAGAATGGCACCGGCCTCGGCCTCTGGGTTAGCCGCGGCATCATCAACAAACACGGCGGCACCATCCGTGTCGCCAGCGACACCAGCGATACCGATCACGGCACCAAAGTAGGCGTGTTCCTCGCGACGAATCCGACGATTAATGCGGGCGGCGGCGATTAG
- a CDS encoding response regulator transcription factor, whose product MKQHSNLVLCVDDERIGLEVRKILLERAGYTVLTASDGPTGLAVFSAEPVEAVVLDYSMPGMHGGEIASQMKQIKPEVPILLLSAYIGLAPEVTSLVNLYMTKGEGAPVLLEKLGSLLQPIS is encoded by the coding sequence ATGAAACAACACTCCAATCTAGTCCTATGCGTCGATGACGAACGAATCGGACTCGAGGTTCGGAAGATTCTGCTGGAACGCGCCGGATATACGGTGCTGACGGCATCGGATGGACCGACCGGGCTCGCCGTCTTCTCGGCCGAACCGGTAGAGGCGGTTGTGCTCGACTACTCCATGCCGGGGATGCACGGGGGCGAGATCGCCAGCCAGATGAAACAGATCAAGCCTGAGGTTCCCATCCTTTTACTGTCGGCTTACATTGGTTTAGCTCCCGAGGTCACCTCTCTGGTCAATCTTTATATGACCAAGGGAGAGGGCGCGCCGGTGCTTCTGGAAAAATTAGGCAGCCTGCTGCAACCAATCAGTTGA
- the pstC gene encoding phosphate ABC transporter permease subunit PstC, translating into MSNPPAASAADVAPAVVGTTLSPIRDYLAKRGSGRLADNSFAAVMLICACSIFAIVLFIFGILVVHSRLSLVQFGWKFFTRQAWDPVSGDFGALPFIYGTLATSLLALCMAVPLALGVAIFLTELCPRPLRAPISFLTELLAAIPSVVYGLWAVFVLVPLMRDVIGPFLSKILGWTGFFEGPNFGVGLLTASMILAVMILPIISSLTRDIMTAVPNSQREAALALGATRWEMIRIGVLRNSRIGIVGAVMLGLGRALGETMAVTMVIGNHPDISKSLFAPGYTLASVIANEFSEATGDLYLSALIEIGLALFLVTIVVNAIARLMVWAVTRNAPARVI; encoded by the coding sequence ATGTCGAACCCTCCTGCGGCCTCTGCTGCGGACGTGGCTCCCGCTGTGGTCGGCACAACCTTGTCTCCGATCCGGGATTACCTCGCCAAGCGGGGAAGCGGTCGCCTTGCCGACAACAGTTTTGCTGCGGTTATGCTGATTTGCGCATGCAGCATCTTCGCAATCGTTCTGTTCATCTTTGGCATTCTGGTAGTTCACTCCCGGTTAAGCCTCGTGCAGTTTGGCTGGAAATTCTTCACGAGGCAGGCATGGGATCCGGTCTCGGGTGACTTCGGCGCGTTGCCTTTTATCTACGGCACACTTGCCACCTCACTGTTGGCTCTTTGCATGGCGGTTCCTCTGGCCCTAGGCGTGGCAATCTTTCTTACCGAGCTGTGCCCGCGCCCGCTTCGTGCCCCAATCTCCTTCCTGACCGAACTGCTTGCCGCCATCCCCAGCGTCGTCTATGGCCTTTGGGCTGTCTTCGTTCTTGTACCGCTCATGCGCGATGTCATCGGTCCGTTCCTTAGTAAAATCCTTGGCTGGACTGGGTTCTTCGAGGGTCCCAACTTCGGCGTCGGGCTTCTGACAGCGAGCATGATTCTCGCCGTCATGATTCTCCCGATCATCTCCTCGCTAACCCGCGACATCATGACCGCGGTGCCCAATAGCCAGCGCGAGGCTGCGCTTGCCCTTGGGGCGACTCGCTGGGAGATGATACGCATCGGCGTTCTGCGTAACTCGCGCATCGGTATAGTCGGCGCAGTGATGCTCGGCCTGGGACGCGCTCTTGGCGAAACCATGGCGGTCACGATGGTCATTGGAAACCATCCTGATATCAGCAAGTCGCTGTTTGCTCCCGGTTATACGCTGGCCAGTGTCATCGCCAACGAGTTCTCCGAGGCGACGGGCGATCTCTACCTTAGTGCCCTCATCGAGATCGGCCTGGCTCTCTTCCTGGTCACAATCGTCGTCAACGCCATCGCACGCCTGATGGTCTGGGCGGTCACACGTAATGCACCTGCGCGGGTCATCTGA
- a CDS encoding sensor histidine kinase, whose protein sequence is MRRDFFFSVFLRVAIALVFLAFAGFSSVPQRWLIASLLMLAWAGISAFLFARSVRQDVRLLQDSAAAIPERQIDEIRPSFNDFDGLARAISLASEQVSHALNDASESRHELEAMIDSMQDAVVAVDPAGRIQWTNQRMHKLIPGASFSSAIRVGHALVQTIRDPEVLDCVRTALEQRVVSDGRSTSLLPGRIFEINASPMPGGGAVAVLHDITRIEEIERTQRDFVANVSHELRTPLTSITGYVETLLDHEAALSQSAREFLTIILKNASRMNRLTEDLLVMARVESSEQELHPAPIPADILVRDAVQAMSGLVQDTESILEIGNISTTEVIADTDAILQVLSNLIENGIKYGQARNAPVCRVVVTSRDVSEPIEAVEFSVRDFGPGIASEHLGRIFERFYRVDKARSRESGGTGLGLAIARHMVQTHGGSIRAESELNAGSNFIFTLPKAQNLVE, encoded by the coding sequence GTGAGGCGTGATTTCTTTTTTTCGGTCTTCCTCCGCGTCGCGATCGCGCTCGTGTTCCTTGCGTTTGCGGGGTTTTCGTCGGTACCCCAACGCTGGCTAATCGCGAGCTTGCTCATGCTCGCATGGGCTGGCATTAGCGCCTTCCTTTTCGCGCGTTCGGTTCGGCAGGACGTTAGGCTCTTGCAAGACTCTGCCGCGGCAATCCCTGAGCGCCAGATCGATGAAATTCGCCCGTCGTTCAACGATTTCGATGGCCTGGCACGGGCTATTTCGCTTGCTTCCGAACAAGTGAGTCATGCACTGAATGACGCATCGGAGAGCCGGCACGAACTTGAAGCGATGATCGACAGCATGCAGGATGCGGTCGTTGCCGTTGATCCGGCCGGCCGTATTCAGTGGACGAATCAACGGATGCACAAGCTGATTCCAGGCGCGTCCTTTAGCAGTGCGATCCGTGTCGGACACGCGTTGGTCCAGACAATCCGTGATCCTGAGGTGTTGGACTGCGTCCGCACAGCTCTGGAGCAGCGGGTAGTAAGCGATGGCCGCTCGACCTCGCTGCTGCCCGGGCGCATCTTCGAGATTAACGCATCGCCCATGCCCGGTGGCGGGGCGGTTGCCGTTCTGCATGACATCACCCGCATCGAGGAGATTGAACGGACCCAGCGCGACTTCGTTGCCAATGTATCCCACGAACTGCGCACACCGCTGACGTCGATTACGGGTTATGTTGAGACGCTGCTTGATCATGAAGCTGCGCTTAGCCAGTCGGCACGAGAGTTTCTCACCATCATCCTGAAGAATGCCAGTCGCATGAATCGGCTGACGGAAGACCTGTTGGTGATGGCGCGGGTAGAGTCCTCCGAACAGGAGCTCCACCCGGCTCCGATTCCCGCCGACATTTTGGTGCGCGACGCCGTGCAGGCGATGAGTGGTCTGGTGCAGGATACCGAGTCGATTCTCGAGATCGGCAATATCTCCACTACCGAAGTCATCGCTGACACGGACGCGATCCTTCAGGTTCTCAGCAACCTCATTGAGAATGGCATCAAATATGGTCAGGCTCGAAATGCTCCCGTTTGCAGAGTGGTCGTCACCTCTCGAGATGTCTCGGAGCCAATTGAGGCGGTCGAGTTCAGTGTGCGTGACTTTGGCCCTGGAATTGCCTCGGAGCATCTGGGCCGAATCTTCGAGCGTTTTTACCGGGTGGACAAAGCACGTTCAAGAGAATCCGGAGGAACCGGATTGGGGCTCGCGATTGCACGGCACATGGTGCAGACTCATGGCGGATCGATTCGCGCGGAGAGCGAGCTCAATGCTGGCAGCAACTTTATTTTCACACTTCCGAAAGCTCAAAACCTAGTGGAATAA
- a CDS encoding threonine aldolase family protein: MIDLRSDTVTRPTPAMREAMASAEVGDDVYGEDPTVNRLEKEVAEVFGREASIFAPTGTMGNQIAIRLHTQHGQEVICEARSHVLDWEMAMMSAFSGCQARTVAAERGILTWQHIKPAIGAKIYYRAQTGMISLENTHNMAGGTVTPLPVLEEVWAGAREAGLPVHLDGARIFNAATALGLSVAKLTSGFDTVMFCLSKGLGAPVGSMLVGSRKAIEQARVYRKALGGGTRQAGVLAAAGLIALHEMSKRLHEDHANARLLAEAVAAEPTAAEIDLETVQTNIVIFKLRSKDQANGGDAAAFTATLKQKGVLVSAIGPHSVRFVTHYDVDRVACERAAAIVSEQLRLL, encoded by the coding sequence ATGATCGACCTGCGCAGCGACACCGTGACCCGCCCCACCCCAGCCATGCGCGAGGCGATGGCCTCCGCGGAGGTCGGCGACGACGTCTACGGTGAAGACCCTACCGTCAATCGGCTGGAGAAGGAAGTTGCGGAGGTCTTCGGTCGCGAGGCTTCGATCTTTGCGCCAACGGGGACGATGGGCAATCAGATCGCGATTCGACTGCATACTCAGCATGGGCAAGAGGTGATCTGCGAGGCGCGGTCGCATGTGTTGGATTGGGAGATGGCAATGATGTCTGCGTTCTCCGGCTGCCAGGCGCGGACGGTAGCAGCAGAGCGCGGCATCCTGACGTGGCAACACATCAAGCCCGCGATTGGGGCGAAGATTTATTATCGCGCGCAAACCGGGATGATTAGTCTCGAGAATACACACAACATGGCCGGTGGCACGGTGACTCCGTTACCGGTGCTTGAAGAGGTTTGGGCGGGCGCTCGTGAGGCTGGGCTGCCGGTGCATCTCGATGGGGCGAGGATTTTCAATGCGGCCACTGCGTTGGGACTGAGCGTGGCGAAGCTGACGAGTGGATTCGACACGGTGATGTTCTGTCTATCGAAGGGACTGGGCGCGCCAGTGGGGTCCATGCTGGTTGGGAGCAGGAAGGCGATCGAGCAGGCGCGAGTTTATCGCAAGGCGTTAGGCGGAGGCACGCGGCAGGCGGGTGTTCTTGCGGCTGCGGGGCTGATTGCTTTGCATGAGATGTCGAAACGGTTGCATGAAGATCATGCGAATGCGCGACTCCTGGCGGAGGCGGTTGCTGCTGAACCCACGGCTGCGGAGATCGATCTCGAGACTGTGCAGACCAACATCGTAATCTTCAAGCTGCGCTCTAAAGATCAGGCTAATGGTGGAGATGCTGCGGCATTTACCGCCACCCTGAAACAGAAGGGAGTGCTAGTCAGCGCGATTGGCCCGCATTCGGTTCGATTTGTGACCCATTACGATGTCGATCGTGTTGCGTGCGAGAGAGCTGCGGCCATCGTGTCGGAGCAATTGCGGTTGCTTTAG
- the pstS gene encoding phosphate ABC transporter substrate-binding protein PstS: MLDRCIESLGGQVKLKAIAVGVLALVTMGANAQNINGAGATFPYPIYSKWFSEYSQANPSVKINYQSIGSGGGIRQVSEGTVDFGATDGPMTDQQLKDAKVKVMHIPTVLGAVVPVYNLPGVNKDLNFSSDVIADIYLGKISKWNDPRITKDNPGVNLPDKSILPVYRSDGSGTTFIFTDFLSKVSPDWATRVGHSTSVKWPTGIGQKGNEGVAGMVRQSPYSFGYVELIYAETNKMSFGAVRNASGKFLKASTGGVTAAAAAASKSMPADYRVSITNAPGADSYPISSFTWLLIPTHSTDPAKAKALAGFLEWMLDHGEGEAAALTYAPLPKQVQDMVRKSITTVK, translated from the coding sequence ATGCTGGATCGATGCATTGAAAGCCTAGGGGGACAAGTGAAATTGAAAGCCATTGCAGTAGGCGTATTGGCGCTCGTAACTATGGGAGCCAATGCACAGAACATTAATGGGGCGGGCGCGACATTCCCGTATCCTATTTATTCCAAGTGGTTTAGCGAGTATAGCCAAGCGAATCCAAGCGTAAAGATCAACTACCAGTCCATCGGTTCCGGCGGCGGAATCCGTCAAGTATCGGAAGGCACTGTCGACTTCGGCGCTACCGACGGGCCGATGACCGATCAACAGCTAAAGGATGCAAAGGTCAAGGTAATGCACATTCCCACCGTTCTTGGCGCGGTGGTGCCGGTGTACAACCTCCCTGGTGTCAATAAAGACCTCAACTTCTCTTCCGATGTAATCGCCGACATCTACTTGGGCAAGATCAGCAAGTGGAACGATCCGCGTATTACAAAAGACAATCCGGGAGTCAATCTGCCAGACAAATCAATTCTTCCGGTGTACCGTTCGGACGGAAGCGGAACAACGTTTATCTTCACGGATTTTCTTTCAAAGGTCAGCCCGGACTGGGCGACCCGGGTCGGTCATAGCACCTCGGTCAAATGGCCCACGGGCATTGGTCAAAAGGGAAATGAAGGCGTCGCAGGCATGGTTCGTCAGTCGCCATACTCGTTTGGATATGTCGAGTTGATCTACGCCGAGACGAACAAGATGAGCTTCGGTGCAGTACGCAATGCATCAGGTAAGTTTCTCAAGGCTTCTACGGGTGGCGTGACTGCTGCTGCCGCTGCTGCTTCCAAGTCGATGCCTGCCGACTATCGCGTCTCCATCACAAACGCTCCAGGTGCTGATTCCTACCCGATCTCCAGCTTTACCTGGCTGCTGATCCCGACTCATTCCACCGATCCAGCTAAGGCAAAGGCACTGGCTGGCTTTCTGGAATGGATGCTGGACCACGGCGAAGGCGAAGCTGCTGCGCTGACCTACGCTCCATTGCCAAAGCAAGTCCAGGATATGGTTCGGAAAAGCATTACGACCGTAAAATAG
- the hemW gene encoding radical SAM family heme chaperone HemW: protein MVEPVGVYISVPFCKAKCTFCNFASGVFGAGRMQQYVERLGGEIRGVHAEAGRIGASLPRAVDTIYFGGGTPSLLSAQQFRRIFQELRSEFDLATDAEITLECAPGQLADETLDELLRQGMNRISFGVQSFMDQEAAAVGRLHTRAQCEAEITRASAAGVREINVDLIAGLPHQTEQSWQYSVRQAIASGVSHISVYLLEVDEDSRLGREMLEQGSRYSAMAVPDEDRAAEWYQQACDLLGAAGVQQYEISNFARPGHCSRHNLKYWRRQPYVGFGLDAHSMLLADEGAVRFANTSDLDRYLGEESPPNPFRLLEFERDATDGEVDIVGRSEAFEESLFLGLRLNEGVDLSVLRGQFGDGLLQDTMPALVEVRDAGLLELSSVRIRLTPKGRLVSNEVFSRLLIHAAA from the coding sequence ATGGTTGAACCAGTCGGCGTCTATATTTCGGTTCCGTTCTGCAAGGCGAAGTGTACTTTCTGCAACTTCGCTTCGGGGGTTTTTGGGGCGGGGCGGATGCAACAGTATGTGGAACGTCTTGGCGGGGAGATTCGCGGCGTACATGCGGAAGCGGGGAGGATCGGAGCGTCGTTGCCCAGAGCTGTCGACACGATTTACTTTGGTGGTGGCACGCCTAGTCTGCTGTCTGCGCAACAGTTTCGGCGAATCTTTCAAGAGCTGCGAAGCGAGTTTGATCTGGCCACGGATGCCGAGATTACGTTGGAGTGTGCGCCTGGACAACTCGCGGATGAAACCCTGGATGAGTTGTTGCGCCAGGGAATGAACCGGATCAGCTTCGGGGTTCAGTCGTTTATGGATCAAGAGGCCGCTGCGGTTGGCCGCCTGCACACGCGGGCACAGTGCGAGGCGGAGATTACAAGGGCAAGCGCCGCCGGAGTTCGCGAGATCAATGTTGATCTGATCGCGGGGTTGCCGCACCAGACAGAACAGAGCTGGCAATACTCGGTGCGGCAGGCAATTGCTAGTGGTGTGTCGCATATCAGTGTTTATCTTCTTGAGGTGGATGAAGATTCGCGGCTTGGGCGAGAGATGCTGGAGCAGGGAAGCCGTTATAGTGCAATGGCTGTGCCTGATGAGGATCGTGCGGCGGAGTGGTATCAGCAGGCGTGCGATTTGTTGGGTGCCGCGGGCGTGCAACAGTATGAGATTTCGAATTTTGCACGGCCAGGACATTGCTCACGTCACAATTTGAAGTATTGGCGTCGTCAGCCATATGTCGGTTTTGGGCTGGATGCGCACTCGATGCTGCTTGCCGATGAGGGTGCGGTGAGATTTGCCAATACGAGCGATCTGGACCGATATCTTGGAGAGGAATCGCCACCGAATCCGTTTCGTCTTCTTGAGTTTGAGCGGGACGCGACAGATGGTGAGGTTGATATTGTAGGGCGCAGCGAGGCCTTTGAAGAGTCGCTGTTCCTCGGTCTGCGCTTGAACGAAGGCGTCGATCTTAGTGTGTTGCGGGGACAGTTTGGTGATGGGTTGCTGCAGGACACAATGCCTGCGCTCGTTGAAGTTCGCGATGCGGGGCTGTTGGAGTTGAGTAGTGTAAGAATTCGGTTGACTCCGAAGGGACGACTTGTCTCGAACGAAGTCTTCAGCCGGCTGTTGATTCATGCGGCGGCATAA
- a CDS encoding response regulator transcription factor — protein sequence MSQTIFVLEDDADISRLVQYHLESAGFTVRPYLAINQILADAERQPPALFLLDIMVPGGDGLDLCRRLRQNPTLSVVPIIFLTARAAENDRVHGLEMGADDYITKPFATRELVARVKAVLRRFERPSSPSVLKFENVEIDASAMQLRVDGELVTTTATEFRLLDYLARHPGRVFSRDHLLDAVWGDARFVTPRSVDVYVRRIREKIEADAETPRYLKTMRGAGYRFEIPKAAQA from the coding sequence GTGAGTCAGACGATTTTTGTGTTGGAAGATGATGCGGATATCTCGCGCCTGGTGCAGTATCACCTGGAGAGTGCCGGGTTTACAGTTCGCCCGTATCTCGCTATCAATCAAATACTTGCTGACGCCGAACGGCAACCGCCCGCACTCTTTCTCTTGGATATTATGGTGCCAGGTGGGGATGGTCTGGATCTTTGCCGGAGGTTACGCCAGAATCCTACCCTGAGCGTAGTTCCGATTATTTTCCTCACGGCGCGTGCGGCCGAGAACGACCGCGTCCACGGCCTTGAGATGGGGGCCGATGATTACATCACCAAGCCTTTTGCCACTCGTGAGCTTGTAGCCAGGGTCAAAGCGGTGTTGCGGCGCTTTGAACGGCCAAGCTCACCTTCGGTATTGAAGTTCGAGAATGTAGAGATCGACGCCAGTGCTATGCAGCTTCGTGTGGACGGCGAGCTGGTAACGACGACGGCCACCGAGTTCCGGCTTCTGGATTATCTGGCCCGCCATCCGGGACGAGTCTTTAGTCGTGATCATCTCCTGGATGCGGTATGGGGCGATGCTCGCTTCGTCACACCACGTTCGGTCGACGTTTATGTCCGCCGCATTCGCGAAAAGATTGAGGCCGACGCCGAGACGCCACGCTATTTGAAGACCATGCGCGGCGCCGGATATCGCTTCGAGATTCCGAAGGCGGCGCAGGCCTAG